TCTTCCTTCCGGGATATATGCTCACGTTTATACCTACCTTGACGTTGTGGCCGATTATGGCTCCGAGCTTTCTCCTCCCGGAGTCCTCAAGTTTCCCTTTAACCTCGACCTTTATGGTGCCCTTGTCGTGTCTCAGGTTTGCCGTGATGGTGCCGGCACCGAGGTTTGTGTTCTCGCCGATTATTGAGTCTCCAACATAGTTTAGGTGGGGAGCGTTGCTGTTGTCCATTATTATCGAGTTCTTGACCTCCACAGCGTTGCCTATATGGCAGTTGTCGCCGATGCTTGTGTATGGCCTTATGAAGCAGTTCGGCCCGATGCGGGAGTTTCTTCCTATTTTCACCGGCCCGACTATGTATGCCCCGCTCCTTACAACCGTCCCTTCCCCTATCTCCACAGGAGGAACTACCGTGGCGCCTTCCTCAACTATACCCCTGATGCTGTGCTTCAGCTTGTTCTTCAGGAGATATTCGTTGAGCTCCAGAAGATTCCACGGCCTGCCAACGTCGTTCCAGTAGCCGGAATAAACCGCGTAGGCAACCCGTTTTCCGTCCCCTATCATGAGGTTTATTGTGTCGGTTATCTCATACTCCCCGCGTTTGCTGAGGGGGGTCTTTTGAAGGAACTCAAAGACGACGGGTTTGAAGATATAGACGCCGAGGTTTGCATAGCCGGAAACACTGCCCGGCTTCTCCCTCACCCTGGAGACGAGGTTTTCCCTGACCTCAACCTTACCGAAATGACTCAGATCGTCGAACTCCTTCACCAGAAGCGTGGCGTCTGCCTTTTCCCTTTTGAACGCCCCAACGAGCTCCTTCACTCCCTCTATCTCGAAGTATATATCGCCGTTGGCGACTATAAACTCCTCATCGCCAATCTGCTCCCGGGCGGATTCTATGGCCTTGGCGGTGCCTTCGCCGGGGAGCTGGTCAACATATGTTATAGGCTTCCCATTGAACTCGTCCCCGAGGCCATCGATCAGCTTTTCCTTTTCATAGCGAACGATTATTATGAACTCATCCACAAAGGGATCCAGATTCTCAAGCACGTACTCAATTATCGGTCTGTTTGCGACTTTGAGCATAACCTTTGGCCTATCATCCGTCAGAGGACGAAGCCTTTCACCCTTTCCCGCGGCGAGGATAACCCCCTTCACAGAATCACCCCCACTAAATAGACGAACACAGGTATCAGACCAAAGACAGCGATGAAACCTCTTTCTCCGAAAACTTCAACGGCCTTAAGGAGGCCTTTCATCGTGACTATGCTTGTCACGAATGCCGATAGGAAAGCCGCAAAGAGCAGTGGAACAGGAAGCTCCGGATCCCATCCACCCACGAAGGCGAGCTTCAGTATGAAATAGACCGGGGCTATAAGAAAGCTCAGTTCAAGGGCCTTCTTGGCAGTAACCCCTGTAACGACTAGGCCGAAGAACACGAACCCGCTCCTTGAAAAGCCGCCCATCAGCGTCCCTCCCTGCAGCAGGCCGGAGACTATGGAGTCCAAAAGGGTCGCCCCGTCCTTTTCCTCGCTGATTTTCTCCTTAGTCCCACCCAGGAGAGGGCGGAAGCGGCCCATGAAGAGAGCGAACAGAAAGATCGCAAATCCAAGGAGGGCGTTGATGAAGTCGGAAACCTTGGGATCGATAACCACCCGCAGGCCAACCAGCAGGGGATAACCGATCAGGAGTGTGAAGAGGGTAGCGTAGAGAAGGTATTTCACGTCCGAGTCAAGACTCCTGCGCAGGGCCCTCTGAGACCCAAGCGCAATTTTCTCCTTAAAGTAAAATAGCACGGCAAACGTCACGCCGAGATACGCGGGAACAAGGTAGTCCACATAGGCCGGCGTTACACCTTCCAGAAACCCCATGATTGAATAACCCTCCGGACTGGTGGGAAGCCAGGATGAGAGCGCCACGACAACGCCCGAAACCAGGGGAGCTATGTATTCACCGATGTTAACCATGGCAACCACACCAAGGGTTTTAACTCCCAAGAACATAAACTTTTCGAGGGGGTGTGATGAAACTCACGGTAATATATGAAAACCATTCGGGGTTCAAAAAGGGTCTCCTTGGTGCGCATGGCTTTTCCGCCCTCGTCGAACATGAAGGGGTCAAAGTTCTCGTCGATACCGGCGCCGATGGGAGCGTTCTAATAAACAACATGATGAGGCTCGGAGTCCATCCCAATGAAATCGACTATCTCTTCATAACCCACGGGCACTACGACCACACTGGCGGGCTGAAGGCCTTCCTTGTGGAAAGGGAACGGCCGATAAAGGTCATCGCCCATCCCGGGGTGTTCACAAGAAGAGTCTCCATGAAGCCAAGGCGGAGGGAGATAGGCATACCTTTCAGCAGGGACGAGCTGGAGGAACTCGGGGCGGAGTTCGTTCTCAAGGAAAAGCCTTTCGAGTTCGCACCGGGATTCTGGAGTTCTGGAGAAATACCCAGACGCACGTGGGACAGGACGGTGGGCTACATCGAGGAAAGAGGGAAGCCGCAAAAGGACTC
This window of the Thermococcus thermotolerans genome carries:
- a CDS encoding MBL fold metallo-hydrolase translates to MKLTVIYENHSGFKKGLLGAHGFSALVEHEGVKVLVDTGADGSVLINNMMRLGVHPNEIDYLFITHGHYDHTGGLKAFLVERERPIKVIAHPGVFTRRVSMKPRRREIGIPFSRDELEELGAEFVLKEKPFEFAPGFWSSGEIPRRTWDRTVGYIEERGKPQKDSIPDDVALIVDLGESVAVITGCGHSGVLNIAWHAEDISGKPVKALIGGFHLKGAKKEVLDEVAEGTDAEKLYAGHCTGIDSYAYLKSRLGDRMEPLHVGKTIEL
- the glmU gene encoding bifunctional sugar-1-phosphate nucleotidylyltransferase/acetyltransferase, coding for MKGVILAAGKGERLRPLTDDRPKVMLKVANRPIIEYVLENLDPFVDEFIIIVRYEKEKLIDGLGDEFNGKPITYVDQLPGEGTAKAIESAREQIGDEEFIVANGDIYFEIEGVKELVGAFKREKADATLLVKEFDDLSHFGKVEVRENLVSRVREKPGSVSGYANLGVYIFKPVVFEFLQKTPLSKRGEYEITDTINLMIGDGKRVAYAVYSGYWNDVGRPWNLLELNEYLLKNKLKHSIRGIVEEGATVVPPVEIGEGTVVRSGAYIVGPVKIGRNSRIGPNCFIRPYTSIGDNCHIGNAVEVKNSIIMDNSNAPHLNYVGDSIIGENTNLGAGTITANLRHDKGTIKVEVKGKLEDSGRRKLGAIIGHNVKVGINVSIYPGRKIGSNSFVGPGVIVDRNVPSGSLVVVKQEKAVMKR
- a CDS encoding undecaprenyl-diphosphate phosphatase — its product is MVNIGEYIAPLVSGVVVALSSWLPTSPEGYSIMGFLEGVTPAYVDYLVPAYLGVTFAVLFYFKEKIALGSQRALRRSLDSDVKYLLYATLFTLLIGYPLLVGLRVVIDPKVSDFINALLGFAIFLFALFMGRFRPLLGGTKEKISEEKDGATLLDSIVSGLLQGGTLMGGFSRSGFVFFGLVVTGVTAKKALELSFLIAPVYFILKLAFVGGWDPELPVPLLFAAFLSAFVTSIVTMKGLLKAVEVFGERGFIAVFGLIPVFVYLVGVIL